From Aristaeella lactis, the proteins below share one genomic window:
- a CDS encoding WG repeat-containing protein — MKKIIVLMVVLLSILCTTAAVADEPLFVAQEGWKQGYINAQGEWVIDPVYYEAQPFTDAGYAAVVEDPETWAFTLIDRQGKTVTKLSEWCLTENEYSMDYGAKEIPNAVGNAFLLYNRKDINRYALFLAGSGKLIELDREFLGYELSPGAEQNEIYYNNYLRSRTNPSDFCLSGWNGRLILGFCYTDYQRGTNISIEANMTDAFIILDSEGNKLHDGIYRFPIKVTDSLEPVEDYSYQVTDTYMLAADAKNYNKHLIDCDGKIIVKNVDDIFFYSEDYTWVETLKAVYAENSGQALLPDGKKMPVDERVKEQAALNPCRMLMHDGWYYDTKGERIKWHGASEKYYMALSAFGRNGRAWIDRKPDIEWDNESEEEPEDIEDYNVSTLIDTRGQIILQAVLNREQYDRYKYNPSAVPFEEGWECICTPFDGWLYGYVNPDGEMMFGGFPFDKAEPFSNGLAHVMFMDDRYELLDVYINREGKVVWAEHGKRDEVQHWLEEGIRFSPDNMTLEDATQALVGEWDDSEGDMAIFYEDGTCNLGRDRMMQWKLLENTAEMEDEDYSKFVLVYGENGQYEPLEEGSGLEFGSMDSFVTTYGEDWCFYSRKAPGYWERDDYYDLVPDENGKLDNMSETVSVLPEEASNFKLTDKSLPEETAEKGVYAFRGSPYRQNASAGTVRDICVPEVLWEKDIGPAVKTEDIHWQPLIVEWSDEIRKSMTSLKPEKRENSTLTEVIAVGTDGKIWFADLKTGEETRAPIEDREEKLHGTATALSDLPLIICPAEEGYICYDLTDGSRRTELDEVLYTRQGKDVIYQNGWLMMNSPQTDLVSIGLNVKQGQDGISGVDITGAYRAEYNHTKYSNVPASADGNNVYVSRDNDILRWDCMKDESVSIFEDCVYVSGKTAACIAVDKDSEDRTVLYAGCMEKTTHNECEIYSINADRMLTKWEQRIKLTKENALLGGIFASPVVGQEWLENIVYFTVAGYAFDEETPDNRNADSAVVAYWKRNGEKKWETPIKDRAVSSPVIVYTEDGIGYLIQFDKSGNMYVLDGFLGTVKYSLELGGEVTSCPAVYGNTLVVRCQKDGREVLCGIEVGVN; from the coding sequence ATGAAAAAGATTATCGTGCTGATGGTTGTATTGCTGAGTATCCTGTGTACTACTGCCGCCGTGGCAGACGAGCCCCTGTTTGTTGCGCAGGAAGGCTGGAAACAGGGGTATATCAACGCACAAGGGGAATGGGTGATCGATCCTGTGTATTACGAGGCCCAGCCCTTTACCGACGCGGGATACGCGGCTGTGGTGGAGGATCCGGAGACTTGGGCATTCACACTCATAGACAGGCAGGGAAAGACAGTGACAAAACTGTCTGAATGGTGCCTGACAGAAAATGAATACAGTATGGATTATGGTGCTAAAGAAATACCGAATGCCGTGGGAAACGCCTTTCTCCTGTACAACCGGAAAGACATAAACCGGTATGCCCTTTTCCTTGCAGGTTCCGGGAAACTGATCGAGCTGGATCGGGAGTTCCTGGGCTATGAGCTTTCGCCGGGCGCTGAACAAAATGAGATTTATTATAATAATTACTTGCGGAGTAGAACGAATCCGAGTGATTTTTGCCTCAGTGGATGGAACGGAAGACTGATCCTGGGGTTTTGTTATACCGACTATCAGCGGGGGACAAACATATCAATAGAGGCAAATATGACAGATGCGTTTATTATCCTTGACAGCGAGGGTAACAAGCTGCATGACGGTATCTACCGCTTTCCGATCAAAGTGACTGATTCACTGGAGCCTGTAGAGGATTATTCGTATCAGGTTACGGACACCTATATGCTGGCAGCCGATGCAAAGAACTACAATAAACACCTGATCGACTGTGACGGAAAGATCATCGTGAAAAATGTGGATGATATTTTTTTCTACAGTGAGGATTATACATGGGTAGAAACGCTGAAAGCTGTTTATGCGGAGAATTCAGGCCAGGCTTTGCTGCCGGACGGAAAGAAGATGCCTGTGGATGAACGCGTCAAAGAACAGGCTGCGCTGAACCCCTGCAGGATGCTTATGCATGACGGTTGGTATTATGACACGAAGGGTGAACGGATCAAATGGCATGGGGCCAGTGAAAAATACTATATGGCACTGTCCGCGTTCGGCAGGAACGGACGGGCGTGGATTGACCGTAAACCGGATATTGAATGGGATAATGAGTCAGAGGAGGAGCCGGAGGACATAGAGGATTACAACGTATCCACTCTGATCGATACAAGAGGACAGATTATTCTGCAGGCGGTCCTGAATCGGGAGCAGTATGACAGGTATAAGTATAATCCGTCAGCGGTTCCTTTTGAGGAAGGCTGGGAATGTATCTGTACGCCGTTTGATGGATGGCTGTACGGTTATGTGAATCCGGACGGCGAAATGATGTTCGGCGGTTTCCCATTTGACAAAGCGGAGCCTTTCTCCAACGGCCTGGCTCATGTGATGTTCATGGATGACAGGTATGAACTGCTGGACGTTTATATCAACAGGGAAGGAAAAGTTGTCTGGGCTGAGCACGGAAAACGGGATGAAGTCCAGCACTGGCTGGAGGAAGGTATCCGTTTTTCCCCGGATAACATGACCCTGGAGGATGCCACGCAGGCGCTGGTGGGTGAATGGGATGACAGCGAAGGAGACATGGCAATCTTCTATGAAGACGGGACATGCAACCTCGGACGCGACAGGATGATGCAGTGGAAACTGCTGGAAAACACTGCGGAGATGGAGGACGAGGATTATTCGAAGTTTGTGCTGGTTTACGGAGAAAACGGACAGTACGAACCCCTGGAAGAAGGAAGCGGACTGGAATTCGGCAGCATGGACAGCTTTGTCACAACCTACGGTGAGGACTGGTGCTTTTACAGCCGGAAAGCCCCGGGCTACTGGGAACGTGACGACTACTATGACCTGGTGCCGGATGAGAACGGCAAACTAGACAATATGAGTGAAACGGTGTCAGTATTACCGGAAGAAGCGTCGAACTTTAAACTGACTGACAAGAGTTTGCCGGAGGAAACCGCAGAGAAAGGCGTATATGCATTCAGGGGATCCCCTTACCGGCAGAATGCTTCCGCAGGGACGGTCAGGGACATCTGTGTTCCGGAAGTGCTTTGGGAAAAGGACATCGGGCCGGCAGTAAAAACAGAGGATATTCACTGGCAGCCCCTGATCGTTGAATGGTCGGATGAGATCAGGAAAAGCATGACGTCCCTGAAACCGGAAAAGCGGGAGAATTCTACCCTGACGGAAGTGATTGCGGTCGGAACAGACGGGAAGATCTGGTTTGCTGACCTGAAAACCGGCGAAGAAACACGGGCGCCGATCGAGGACAGGGAAGAAAAACTCCATGGAACGGCGACAGCCCTTTCAGACTTGCCGCTGATCATCTGTCCGGCGGAAGAAGGGTATATCTGCTATGACCTGACAGACGGAAGCCGGAGAACGGAACTGGATGAAGTGCTGTATACCCGACAGGGAAAAGACGTGATCTACCAGAACGGCTGGCTGATGATGAATTCCCCGCAGACGGATCTTGTGTCTATCGGCCTGAACGTAAAACAGGGGCAGGATGGCATAAGCGGTGTGGACATAACAGGCGCATACAGGGCGGAGTATAATCACACCAAGTATTCCAACGTTCCAGCCAGCGCGGACGGGAACAATGTATATGTTTCGAGAGACAATGATATCCTTCGCTGGGACTGTATGAAGGATGAGAGCGTGAGCATCTTTGAAGATTGTGTTTATGTATCCGGGAAAACAGCAGCCTGTATAGCTGTAGATAAGGATTCGGAGGACCGTACTGTTCTGTATGCCGGATGCATGGAAAAAACTACCCACAATGAATGCGAAATATATAGTATCAATGCAGACCGGATGCTTACAAAGTGGGAGCAAAGAATAAAACTGACAAAAGAAAACGCTCTCCTGGGCGGCATTTTCGCCTCGCCGGTTGTGGGACAGGAATGGCTGGAAAATATTGTATATTTCACCGTCGCCGGATATGCGTTTGATGAAGAAACACCGGACAACCGGAACGCGGATTCGGCGGTTGTGGCGTACTGGAAACGCAACGGAGAAAAGAAATGGGAGACCCCGATCAAAGACCGGGCGGTTTCCTCACCGGTAATTGTATATACGGAAGACGGTATTGGATATCTGATCCAGTTTGACAAAAGCGGAAACATGTATGTGCTGGACGGCTTTTTAGGCACTGTTAAGTACAGCCTGGAGCTGGGCGGAGAAGTGACAAGCTGCCCGGCGGTATACGGGAATACGCTTGTTGTGAGGTGCCAGAAGGACGGACGGGAAGTACTGTGCGGGATTGAAGTGGGAGTTAATTGA
- a CDS encoding SGNH/GDSL hydrolase family protein has protein sequence MTNRELQDIYFGAYFFEETEDGYLQAFQYSKEQMDYFRNGPFDFWYDRCMATTAKTLEMNTDATTISFEYRIIWVGSEDSFEVAVDNQIMEIRYVKDLPREGKLTWKLPEGKKDVILYLPADATVLIRNFEIDGAYTPAKKNEKVLWLGDSITQGYGPLRSAETYVSVANRLLNYDIINQGIGGYVYDKKSLMKMEGYTPDKIIVALGTNQFGCETMKDVEEYYETLTGIYGTKIPILCISPLWRGDLPEQLPVLERFCENVKKIASQYPNVTVVDGFKLVPHLPEYFLDNLHPNVVGTETYGRNLVEEIRKAKF, from the coding sequence ATGACGAACCGGGAATTACAGGATATCTATTTCGGAGCTTATTTCTTTGAGGAAACAGAAGACGGATACCTGCAGGCTTTCCAGTACTCGAAGGAGCAGATGGATTACTTCAGGAATGGACCGTTTGATTTCTGGTATGACCGGTGCATGGCAACGACCGCGAAGACCCTGGAGATGAACACGGACGCGACCACGATCTCCTTTGAATACAGGATTATCTGGGTGGGATCCGAAGACTCTTTTGAGGTGGCGGTGGACAACCAGATCATGGAGATCCGTTATGTGAAGGATCTGCCCAGGGAAGGAAAGCTGACCTGGAAGCTTCCGGAAGGGAAGAAGGATGTCATCCTTTACCTGCCCGCGGACGCGACGGTGCTGATCCGGAATTTTGAGATTGACGGAGCGTATACACCCGCGAAAAAGAATGAAAAGGTGCTGTGGCTGGGAGACTCCATCACCCAGGGATACGGGCCGCTGCGCTCTGCCGAGACCTACGTCAGCGTGGCCAACCGGCTGCTGAACTATGACATCATCAACCAGGGAATCGGCGGATATGTGTATGACAAGAAGTCCCTGATGAAGATGGAAGGATACACGCCGGACAAGATCATCGTGGCGCTGGGAACGAACCAGTTCGGATGCGAGACCATGAAGGACGTGGAAGAATACTACGAGACACTGACCGGCATTTACGGGACAAAGATCCCGATCCTGTGCATCTCCCCGCTGTGGCGCGGAGACCTGCCAGAGCAGCTTCCGGTGCTGGAACGTTTCTGCGAGAACGTGAAAAAGATCGCGTCACAGTATCCGAATGTGACAGTGGTGGACGGATTTAAACTGGTCCCGCACCTGCCGGAATACTTCCTGGATAACCTGCACCCGAATGTGGTCGGGACGGAAACGTACGGGAGGAATTTGGTGGAAGAGATAAGGAAGGCAAAATTCTGA